One region of Trachemys scripta elegans isolate TJP31775 chromosome 8, CAS_Tse_1.0, whole genome shotgun sequence genomic DNA includes:
- the LOC117882124 gene encoding Krueppel-like factor 2, translating to MAGAVGEAALPPIASFASLLPVEDKRGPLLHPRFAAMEGGPAGIKREEDDLGKFVDLDFILAHTSSAQQPGPAYPLPDTPESCGTDGDGSYPPASKFGAPYPDSHSYMAELLTADLPGPCELQRREYTELRVPGGLGHPAMARPLPAEHRAPQLGARIKKEQPEEQACLLGMAGECLGPGAMDHKPLMMPPQQQLYPPHPGFPHPRMGPPEEMGPAGECHLLGDLHPPLGPQHYPLPPQHYPGHFAHGPAHFHGHFSVFREPLKAPPGLHGMLVTPPNSPVLDYFPVGGPPEHAKPKRGRRSWARKRTATHNCEYPGCGKTYTKGSRGADGSCSWGGALCPGEKPYHCNWDGCGWKFARSDELTRHYRKHTGHRPFQCHLCERAFSRSDHLALHMKRHM from the exons ATGGCCGGGGCCGTGGGGGAAGCTGCGCTGCCGCCCATCGCCTCCTTCGCCAGCCTGCTGCCCGTGGAGGACAAGCGGGGGCCGCTGCTCCAC CCCCGCTTCGCCGCCATGGAGGGCGGCCCCGCCGGGATCAAGAGGGAGGAGGACGACTTGGGCAAGTTCGTGGACTTGGATTTCATCCTGGCCCACACCAGCAGCGCGCAGCAGCCGGGCCCCGCCTACCCCCTGCCCGACACCCCGGAGAGCTGCGGCACAGACGGCGACGGCTCCTACCCGCCCGCCAGCAAGTTCGGGGCCCCCTACCCCGACAGCCACAGCTACATGGCCGAGCTGCTCACCGCCGACCTGCCGGGCCCCTGCGAGCTGCAGCGGAGGGAATACACGGAGCTGCGAGTCCCCGGCGGGCTGGGCCACCCGGCCATGGCCCGGCCGCTGCCCGCGGAGCACAGGGCGCCGCAGCTGGGGGCCCGGATCAAGAAGGAGCAGCCGGAGGAGCAGGCCTGCCTGCTGGGCATGGCGGGCGAGTGCCTGGGGCCAGGCGCCATGGACCACAAGCCCCTCATGatgcccccccagcagcagctctatcccccccaccccggcttcccccaccccaggatGGGCCCCCCCGAGGAGATGGGGCCGGCGGGGGAGTGCCACCTGCTGGGCGACCTGCACCCGCCCCTGGGCCCCCAGCACTACCCGCTGCCCCCGCAGCACTACCCGGGCCACTTCGCCCACGGGCCGGCCCACTTCCATGGACACTTCAGCGTGTTCCGGGAGCCGCTGAAGGCGCCGCCGGGCCTGCACGGGATGCTGGTGACGCCCCCCAACTCGCCCGTGCTGGATTACTTCCCCGTCGGGGGGCCGCCGGAGCACGCCAAGCCCAAGCGGGGCCGGCGCTCCTGGGCCAGGAAGCGCACGGCCACCCACAACTGTGAATACCCGGGCTGCGGCAAGACCTACACCAAGGGCTCGCGCGGCGCGGACGGCTCctgctcctggggggggg CTCTCTGCCCAGGGGAGAAGCCCTACCACTGCAACTGGGACGGCTGCGGCTGGAAGTTCGCCCGCTCCGACGAGCTGACCCGTCACTACCGCAAACACACTGGCCACCGGCCCTTCCAGTGCCACCTGTGCGAGCGGGCCTTCTCCAGGTCGGACCACCTGGCGCTGCACATGAAGAGACACATGTAA